One region of Ptiloglossa arizonensis isolate GNS036 chromosome 8, iyPtiAriz1_principal, whole genome shotgun sequence genomic DNA includes:
- the LOC143150077 gene encoding uncharacterized protein LOC143150077 → MVFESSGVRVMVLESSGGRVMVLESSDVLVMVLESSGVRVMLLESSNIPTLQNDNTQIFHHSNYSNTRILQHPYLRYTIHALDQCSPDDQRAPSILLNVLDQPINNSTTNATTTSK, encoded by the coding sequence ATGGTATTCGAAAGCTCAGGTGTTCGGGTAATGGTACTCGAAAGTTCAGGTGGTCGGGTAATGGTACTCGAAAGCTCAGATGTTCTGGTCATGGTACTCGAAAGCTCAGGTGTTCGGGTAATGCTACTCGAAAGCTCAAATATTCCTACGCTCCAAAATGAcaacactcaaatattccacCACTcaaactattcaaatactcgaatactccaaCACCCCTATTTAAGATACACGATCCACGCTCTCGATCAATGTTCCCCCGATGATCAACGAGCCCCTTCGATCCTCCTCAACGTTCTGGACCAACCGATCAACAACTCTACCACGAATGCAACGACAACGAGCAAGTAA